From Chryseobacterium sp. H1D6B, a single genomic window includes:
- a CDS encoding toxin-antitoxin system YwqK family antitoxin: MKYIILLAVLSFSSIAAQKPCGFKDGLQEGLCKQFYENGQVKEAAEWKKGKLEGDAVFYFENGKEQAKGEYKKGYKVKEWTYHDKNGILTGKEVFRNGEKNVYDNSSTGTFYSPAGTVTEVSNYKFGKLDGESKTFYENGKSVKQIGYYENGIAAGKWKLLYPSGKLQRETEFANNEWNGTRVHYREDGSIEKTEVYKNGKLISTK; the protein is encoded by the coding sequence ATGAAATACATTATCTTACTAGCAGTTCTCTCTTTTTCATCAATAGCCGCACAAAAACCCTGCGGATTTAAAGACGGACTTCAAGAAGGGCTCTGCAAACAATTCTATGAAAACGGACAGGTAAAAGAAGCTGCTGAATGGAAAAAGGGTAAATTGGAAGGTGATGCTGTATTCTACTTTGAAAACGGAAAAGAACAGGCAAAAGGAGAATATAAAAAAGGATATAAAGTAAAAGAATGGACTTATCATGATAAGAACGGAATCTTAACCGGCAAGGAAGTTTTCAGAAACGGTGAGAAAAACGTCTATGATAACAGCTCCACAGGCACTTTTTATTCTCCGGCAGGCACCGTTACAGAAGTTTCAAATTATAAGTTCGGAAAACTGGACGGAGAAAGCAAAACCTTTTATGAAAACGGAAAATCTGTAAAACAGATCGGATACTATGAAAACGGTATTGCTGCTGGAAAATGGAAACTTCTTTATCCCTCTGGAAAACTACAGCGCGAAACAGAATTCGCCAATAACGAATGGAACGGAACCAGAGTCCATTACCGTGAAGACGGAAGCATAGAAAAAACAGAAGTATATAAAAACGGAAAATTAATCTCTACAAAATAA
- the fbaA gene encoding class II fructose-bisphosphate aldolase, with protein MSRIFPAGVATGQLVTDIFQYAKENKFALPAVNVIGSSNVNAVMETAAKLNSPVIIQFSNGGASFNAGKGLSNDGQKSAILGSIAGARHIHTLAEAYGATVILHTDHCAKKLLPWIDGLLDASEEFFKLTGKSLYSSHMLDLSEEPLEENLEVSARYFERMAKMQMTLEVEIGVTGGEEDGVDNSDVDNSKLYTQPEDVAYTYEKLKAISENFTIAAAFGNVHGVYKPGNVVLTPKILDNSQKYVQEKFGTADKPVNFVFHGGSGSTIEEIREAIDYGVIKMNIDTDLQFAYTEGVRDYMVDNIDYLRAQIGNPDGEEKPNKKFYDPRVWVRKGEDTFSTRLVKAFEDLNNVNTLK; from the coding sequence ATGAGCAGAATTTTTCCGGCAGGAGTTGCCACAGGTCAGTTAGTTACGGATATTTTCCAATATGCTAAAGAAAATAAATTTGCATTACCTGCAGTTAATGTAATAGGTTCTAGCAATGTAAACGCTGTTATGGAAACTGCAGCAAAACTAAACTCTCCTGTTATTATTCAGTTTTCTAATGGTGGAGCATCTTTTAATGCAGGAAAAGGATTGAGCAATGACGGTCAAAAATCTGCCATTTTAGGATCAATTGCCGGTGCAAGACACATCCACACGCTTGCTGAAGCTTACGGAGCTACTGTAATTTTACATACAGACCACTGTGCAAAGAAATTACTGCCTTGGATCGATGGATTATTAGATGCAAGTGAAGAATTCTTCAAACTGACAGGAAAATCTCTTTATTCTTCTCATATGCTTGATCTTTCAGAAGAGCCTTTAGAAGAAAACCTTGAGGTTTCTGCTAGATATTTCGAAAGAATGGCTAAAATGCAGATGACTTTAGAAGTTGAGATCGGTGTTACAGGAGGTGAAGAAGACGGTGTTGACAATTCTGATGTTGACAATTCTAAATTATATACACAGCCTGAAGATGTAGCTTACACGTATGAAAAATTAAAAGCTATTTCTGAGAACTTCACGATCGCTGCTGCTTTTGGTAACGTACACGGAGTGTACAAGCCAGGAAACGTAGTTCTTACACCAAAAATCTTAGATAACTCTCAAAAATATGTTCAGGAGAAATTCGGAACAGCAGATAAGCCGGTAAACTTTGTATTCCATGGCGGTTCAGGATCTACTATAGAAGAGATCAGAGAGGCTATTGATTATGGAGTTATCAAAATGAATATTGACACTGATCTTCAGTTTGCTTACACAGAAGGCGTTAGAGATTACATGGTTGACAATATCGATTATTTAAGAGCTCAGATCGGAAATCCTGATGGAGAAGAAAAGCCTAACAAAAAGTTCTACGATCCAAGAGTTTGGGTAAGAAAAGGAGAAGATACTTTCTCTACAAGATTGGTTAAGGCGTTTGAGGATTTAAATAACGTAAATACTTTAAAATAA
- a CDS encoding IS3 family transposase, with protein MEELRQDHNLAVLLNCSGMAKSSFYYYLSGGKAEDKYGKIKSLIQLIYQKHKGRFGYRRITLELKRQGVIINHKTVLRLMKDLGLKSLIRVKKYKSYRGEQGKIAPNILERNFKTSHPNQKWVTDITEFNIAGNKLYLSPIIDLFNGEVISYELSERPVFAQIINMLKKSFRKIKNLQNLILHSDQGWQYQMKAYQNILKQKGIIQSMSRKGNCLDNAVIENFFGTLKSEMFYLKKFRSIQELKEEIHQYINYYNNDRIRLNLKGKSPIEYRTLYYQKII; from the coding sequence ATCGAAGAGTTAAGGCAAGACCACAACTTAGCAGTATTGCTGAATTGTTCAGGTATGGCAAAAAGTAGTTTTTATTATTATCTTTCTGGTGGTAAGGCAGAAGATAAATATGGTAAGATTAAAAGTTTAATACAATTAATTTATCAGAAGCATAAAGGAAGATTTGGATATAGAAGAATAACACTTGAACTAAAAAGACAGGGTGTCATTATCAATCATAAGACAGTTTTAAGATTAATGAAAGACTTGGGATTAAAAAGCTTAATTCGGGTGAAAAAATATAAATCTTATCGTGGGGAGCAGGGCAAAATAGCACCCAATATTCTTGAAAGGAACTTTAAGACGAGCCATCCAAACCAAAAATGGGTTACTGATATTACAGAATTCAACATTGCTGGGAATAAGCTATATCTGTCTCCTATCATCGACTTATTTAACGGAGAGGTGATAAGCTATGAGCTTTCAGAAAGACCTGTCTTTGCACAAATTATTAATATGCTGAAAAAGAGTTTTAGGAAAATAAAGAATTTACAGAACCTGATTCTACATTCAGACCAAGGATGGCAGTATCAAATGAAGGCTTATCAAAATATTTTAAAACAAAAAGGAATTATCCAAAGTATGTCCAGAAAAGGAAATTGCCTGGATAATGCCGTAATAGAGAATTTCTTTGGAACACTAAAATCCGAAATGTTTTATCTGAAGAAATTTAGGTCAATACAGGAATTAAAAGAAGAAATCCATCAATATATTAACTATTATAATAATGACAGAATAAGACTTAATTTAAAAGGAAAGAGTCCGATTGAATATCGAACTCTTTATTATCAAAAGATTATTTAA
- a CDS encoding GNAT family N-acetyltransferase, giving the protein MDYPILETERLILRQLAIEDSEDLFEYFSLDEVMEYYDLETFKTLEESKKIIHHFNNEFEKGKGFRWALELKSEKKVIGTCGYHNWFSEHFKAEVGYELNPKFWRKSYMKEAIKPILAFGFETMKLHRIEALIDPANTSSEKLLLAAGFKEEGTMRDFFFEKGKFVDATIFGLINE; this is encoded by the coding sequence GTGGATTATCCCATTTTAGAGACCGAAAGACTTATCCTGCGCCAGCTTGCCATTGAAGATTCTGAAGATCTGTTTGAATACTTTTCTTTAGATGAAGTAATGGAATACTATGATCTGGAAACATTTAAAACGTTAGAAGAATCGAAAAAAATCATTCATCATTTCAATAATGAGTTTGAAAAAGGAAAAGGTTTCCGCTGGGCTCTGGAACTAAAATCTGAGAAGAAAGTTATTGGAACATGCGGCTATCACAACTGGTTTTCTGAACATTTTAAAGCCGAAGTCGGGTATGAACTTAATCCGAAATTCTGGAGAAAATCTTACATGAAGGAAGCGATTAAGCCTATTCTGGCATTTGGTTTTGAAACCATGAAACTTCATCGTATTGAAGCCCTGATTGACCCTGCAAATACTTCTTCTGAAAAACTGCTGCTTGCGGCGGGCTTTAAGGAAGAGGGAACGATGCGTGATTTTTTCTTTGAGAAAGGAAAGTTTGTAGACGCCACAATCTTTGGGCTTATTAATGAATAA
- a CDS encoding RNA methyltransferase, which translates to MVHKLKLEELNRIDVETFKKVEKIPLVIILDNIRSMHNVGATFRTADAFLIEKIILCGITPQPPHREIHKAALGATESVDWGYEKDINAAISDLKRKGFEIIGIEQTSNSQIFTDFTIDKAKKYALILGNEVEGISDEALDNIDVFLEIPQLGTKHSLNVSVCGGIVMWEFAKALK; encoded by the coding sequence TTGGTACATAAACTAAAACTGGAAGAGCTTAACAGGATAGATGTAGAAACATTTAAGAAAGTTGAGAAAATCCCATTGGTCATCATTTTAGACAACATAAGAAGCATGCACAATGTGGGTGCTACGTTCAGAACGGCAGATGCATTTCTGATTGAAAAAATAATTCTATGCGGCATCACGCCACAGCCTCCCCACCGTGAAATTCATAAAGCGGCATTAGGAGCTACAGAAAGTGTAGACTGGGGATATGAAAAGGATATTAACGCAGCTATTAGTGATCTAAAAAGAAAAGGCTTTGAAATTATCGGGATCGAACAGACTTCTAACAGTCAGATATTCACAGATTTCACCATCGATAAAGCTAAAAAATATGCTTTAATTCTTGGTAATGAAGTAGAAGGCATCAGTGATGAAGCACTGGATAATATTGATGTTTTCTTAGAAATTCCACAGTTAGGAACAAAGCATTCTTTAAACGTAAGTGTATGCGGTGGAATTGTGATGTGGGAGTTTGCAAAGGCCCTAAAATAA
- a CDS encoding cupin-like domain-containing protein has translation MILEKVDVVNDISKEDFQKNYFKKKKPLLIKNFADRWDAFDKWNLAYIREKAGEQEVPLYDNKPANASKSSDAPVTKMKMKDYIDTIKSRPSDLRIFFYIITDRLPELLKNFTYPDLGIKFFKRLPTLFFGGSEAHVLMHYDVDLGDFLHIHFEGKKRILLFDQKQSAFLYKVPLSVHTIYDVDYENPDYEKFPALQYAEGIEIFMEHGDALFIPGAFWHFNRYLEPGFSMSLRALPNKPKVFANMLYHVFIMRYTDKILRKIFKSKWVDYKQKWAYRKSMEALEKHLKK, from the coding sequence ATGATTCTCGAAAAAGTAGATGTTGTAAACGATATAAGTAAAGAAGACTTTCAGAAAAACTATTTCAAAAAGAAAAAGCCTCTTTTGATCAAAAACTTTGCAGACCGTTGGGATGCTTTTGATAAATGGAATCTTGCCTATATTCGAGAAAAGGCTGGGGAGCAGGAAGTTCCCTTGTATGATAACAAACCCGCGAATGCCTCTAAAAGTTCAGATGCGCCCGTAACGAAGATGAAAATGAAAGACTATATCGATACGATAAAGAGCAGGCCGTCTGACCTGCGTATTTTCTTTTACATTATTACAGACAGGCTTCCGGAGTTGTTAAAAAACTTCACCTATCCGGATCTGGGGATTAAATTTTTCAAAAGACTGCCCACTTTGTTCTTCGGGGGAAGCGAAGCGCATGTATTGATGCATTATGACGTGGATCTGGGTGATTTTCTCCACATTCATTTTGAAGGAAAAAAGAGAATTCTGCTCTTTGACCAGAAGCAGTCGGCTTTTTTATATAAAGTTCCGCTGTCGGTTCATACTATTTATGATGTTGATTATGAAAATCCGGATTATGAAAAATTCCCTGCTTTACAGTATGCAGAGGGTATTGAGATCTTCATGGAACATGGCGACGCTCTTTTTATTCCGGGAGCTTTCTGGCATTTCAACAGATATCTGGAACCTGGATTTTCAATGTCGCTCCGGGCACTTCCCAATAAGCCGAAAGTCTTTGCCAATATGCTTTATCATGTTTTCATCATGAGATACACCGATAAAATTCTCCGAAAAATATTTAAATCAAAATGGGTAGACTATAAACAGAAATGGGCTTATAGAAAAAGCATGGAAGCTTTAGAAAAGCATTTAAAAAAGTAA
- a CDS encoding bestrophin family ion channel — translation MRVYNTKHFLKILFSLHKSDTMKILFPTMMLVGIYSYGIEYLEVEYLHLNSKSGVSNIGMIHSLLGFVLSLLLVFRTNTAYDRWWEGRKLWGKLVNDTRNFAVKINTILEDDRQSAEQIARYLKFFPHFLAKHLSRESTRLALDEDYSEIEKSLKHHGPSEIIILLSHKLNQLKKEGKISDIEMLYLDTQLSGFLDVCGGCERIKNTPIPYSYSSFVKKFIILYVLALPVAYVISIGLLMIPLTVFVYYVLMSLELIAEEIEDPFNNDENDIPMEALAQNIEKSVHQIMGLKKINPKG, via the coding sequence ATGAGAGTCTATAACACCAAACATTTCCTGAAAATCCTGTTCAGCCTGCATAAAAGCGACACGATGAAAATTCTTTTCCCAACGATGATGCTGGTGGGAATATACTCTTACGGGATTGAATATCTGGAAGTGGAATATTTACATCTCAATTCAAAATCTGGAGTGAGTAATATAGGAATGATCCATTCCCTGCTGGGTTTTGTTCTTTCTTTATTATTGGTTTTCAGGACAAACACTGCGTATGACAGATGGTGGGAAGGAAGAAAACTTTGGGGAAAACTGGTGAATGATACCCGTAATTTTGCCGTCAAGATCAACACCATTCTTGAGGACGACAGACAGAGTGCAGAGCAGATTGCTAGATATTTAAAATTCTTTCCCCATTTTTTGGCCAAACATCTTTCCCGTGAATCTACAAGGCTGGCTTTGGATGAAGATTATTCTGAAATAGAAAAATCATTGAAACACCATGGTCCGAGTGAAATTATTATTCTTTTGTCCCACAAACTTAACCAGTTGAAAAAAGAAGGCAAGATCTCAGATATAGAAATGCTGTATTTAGATACCCAGCTTTCAGGTTTTCTTGACGTATGCGGAGGATGTGAAAGAATAAAAAACACGCCCATTCCCTATTCTTACTCATCATTTGTAAAGAAATTCATCATCCTGTATGTTCTTGCGCTGCCCGTAGCTTATGTAATCAGCATCGGTCTTTTAATGATTCCTCTGACGGTTTTTGTGTATTATGTTTTAATGAGTCTGGAACTTATCGCTGAAGAGATTGAAGATCCTTTTAACAATGATGAAAATGATATCCCAATGGAGGCTTTAGCACAGAATATTGAGAAAAGCGTCCACCAGATCATGGGGTTAAAAAAGATCAACCCTAAAGGTTGA
- the accD gene encoding acetyl-CoA carboxylase, carboxyltransferase subunit beta — MAFDWFKRKAKNITTSTDEKKDVPKGLWHQTPSGKIVEHDELKKNNYVSPEDGFHVRIGSAEFFDILFDEGKFTELDPNVESIDILNFKDTKPYADRLKEVKAKTKLTDSIRNAVGTVKGTQMVVSCMDFAFIGGSLGSVMGEKIKRAVDYCIANKLPYMIICQSGGARMQEATYSLMQLAKVQAKLAQLSEAGLLYIAYLCDPTFGGITASFAMTADIIMAEPKALIGFAGPRVIRETIGRDLPEGFQTSEFLQEKGFIDFIVKRTEIRDTVAKTVNLLAVHA; from the coding sequence ATGGCATTCGACTGGTTTAAAAGAAAAGCAAAAAACATTACCACCTCTACTGATGAAAAAAAGGATGTTCCAAAAGGACTTTGGCACCAGACTCCATCAGGAAAAATAGTGGAACATGATGAACTTAAGAAAAATAATTATGTTTCCCCTGAAGATGGATTTCATGTAAGAATAGGAAGTGCAGAATTTTTTGATATCCTTTTTGACGAAGGTAAATTCACTGAACTAGATCCTAATGTTGAAAGTATAGATATTCTGAATTTCAAAGATACGAAGCCTTACGCAGACCGTCTAAAAGAGGTAAAAGCAAAAACAAAACTTACAGATTCTATCAGAAATGCTGTAGGAACTGTAAAAGGAACTCAAATGGTAGTTTCTTGTATGGATTTTGCCTTTATTGGAGGATCTTTAGGATCTGTAATGGGAGAAAAGATCAAAAGAGCGGTAGATTATTGTATCGCCAATAAACTTCCTTATATGATCATCTGCCAGTCTGGCGGTGCAAGAATGCAGGAAGCTACTTACTCTCTAATGCAGCTTGCTAAAGTACAGGCTAAATTGGCTCAGCTTTCGGAAGCGGGACTTTTATACATCGCTTATTTATGCGATCCTACTTTTGGAGGAATTACAGCTTCATTTGCAATGACTGCAGACATTATTATGGCTGAACCTAAAGCTTTGATCGGTTTTGCAGGACCTAGAGTAATCCGTGAAACAATCGGAAGAGACTTACCGGAAGGGTTTCAAACTTCAGAATTCCTTCAGGAAAAAGGATTTATTGATTTCATTGTAAAAAGAACCGAGATCAGAGATACGGTAGCGAAAACAGTGAATTTATTAGCAGTACACGCTTAA
- a CDS encoding spore maturation protein produces MVLSRIWSAFIIIAIAIASIKYVSSSNYKTIFNDMVVGKGGDTVQIAAQKINTLSPVVRENLLKKNDFTDNRIHYKTDALQQNVKVYRIQEVDGVIGTSETAVKICLGLIGIMALFMGFMSIAEKAGGINLLSRLIQPFFSKLFPDIPKNHPAFGHMLMNFSANLLGLDNAATPFGLKAMESLQTLNPNKNTASNSQIMFLCLHAGGMTLIPVSIIALRSSAGSKNPTDIFLYCMIATFAATLAAMIIVSLYQKINLLRPVVIAYVGGISAVIALLVLYLVQLNKTELDTFSQVLSNGLILFIFLGIVLGAVYKKINVFEAFIDGAKEGFTTCVKIIPYLVGMLIAISLLRTSGVFDVIIDGMKWIAGAANLDARFVDGMPTALIKPLSGSGARGMMVDTMSTFGPDSFQGKLAAVLQGSSDTTFYVIAVYFGAIGVKNTRYAVTAMLLADLVGVITSIVLAYLFFA; encoded by the coding sequence ATGGTTCTCAGTAGAATTTGGTCCGCTTTTATTATCATTGCTATTGCTATTGCTAGTATAAAATACGTTTCTTCAAGCAATTACAAAACCATTTTTAATGATATGGTTGTAGGGAAAGGCGGTGATACAGTACAGATTGCAGCGCAAAAAATAAATACACTTTCTCCTGTCGTTAGAGAAAATCTTTTGAAAAAAAATGATTTTACAGATAATAGAATTCATTATAAAACAGACGCTCTGCAGCAGAATGTAAAAGTCTACCGCATTCAGGAAGTAGACGGTGTGATAGGAACCTCTGAAACAGCGGTGAAAATCTGTCTTGGATTAATAGGAATTATGGCTTTGTTCATGGGTTTTATGAGTATCGCTGAAAAAGCCGGCGGAATCAATTTATTAAGCAGACTGATACAGCCTTTCTTCTCAAAATTATTCCCTGATATTCCTAAAAACCATCCTGCTTTTGGTCATATGCTGATGAATTTCAGCGCCAATCTTTTAGGACTTGATAATGCGGCCACTCCTTTCGGCTTAAAAGCAATGGAAAGCCTGCAGACTTTAAATCCTAATAAAAATACGGCCAGCAACTCACAGATCATGTTTCTCTGCCTTCATGCTGGAGGAATGACCCTGATCCCGGTTTCTATTATTGCACTGAGATCTTCTGCTGGTTCCAAAAATCCTACGGATATATTCCTATACTGCATGATTGCTACATTTGCAGCCACATTGGCCGCAATGATCATTGTCTCTTTATATCAAAAAATAAATCTATTAAGACCTGTTGTTATTGCTTATGTAGGAGGGATTTCAGCAGTCATTGCTCTTCTTGTCCTATATCTGGTACAATTAAATAAAACCGAATTAGATACTTTCAGCCAGGTTTTAAGCAACGGGCTGATTCTCTTTATTTTCTTGGGAATAGTACTTGGTGCTGTTTATAAAAAGATCAATGTTTTTGAAGCTTTTATTGACGGAGCGAAAGAAGGTTTCACTACCTGTGTTAAAATTATTCCTTATCTGGTCGGAATGCTGATCGCCATTTCTCTTTTAAGAACATCAGGAGTTTTTGATGTCATTATTGATGGTATGAAGTGGATTGCGGGTGCTGCCAATCTGGATGCCCGTTTTGTTGACGGTATGCCGACAGCTTTGATAAAACCTTTGTCTGGTTCCGGCGCCCGTGGAATGATGGTTGATACAATGTCAACCTTTGGACCGGATAGTTTTCAGGGTAAATTGGCAGCAGTTCTTCAAGGAAGCTCAGATACTACATTTTATGTGATCGCCGTTTATTTTGGAGCCATAGGAGTCAAAAACACCAGATATGCCGTTACTGCTATGCTTCTGGCAGATCTAGTAGGTGTTATCACTTCAATTGTACTGGCTTATTTATTTTTCGCTTAA
- a CDS encoding NAD kinase → MKAAIYSQKKDLDTFLYLSKFVSELENRGVKSVLYDAMAEALQFSKIFETFNNKQDLIDKEVDLFFTFGGDGTIVNSLTFIEDLEIPIVGVNTGRLGFLASFTKEEAFKALDDILKGDVKTSRRSVIEVVSPRSDEFFPYALNDVTVSRKETTSMITVDSYINDEFLNVFWGDGVIVSTPTGSTAYSLSCGGPIISPNNQNFVITPIAPHNLNVRPLVVNDRVEIKFKVESRVPQYSLSLDSRLIHIETDREIIIKKADFQILLVQPNNLSFYETIRQKLLWGRDKRN, encoded by the coding sequence ATGAAGGCAGCCATATATTCTCAGAAAAAAGATCTTGATACTTTTTTATATTTAAGCAAATTTGTTTCAGAACTTGAAAACAGAGGGGTAAAATCTGTTTTATATGATGCAATGGCTGAAGCTCTTCAGTTCTCAAAAATTTTCGAAACATTCAATAACAAGCAGGATCTTATAGACAAAGAAGTGGATCTTTTTTTCACTTTCGGCGGTGATGGAACGATTGTAAATTCATTGACGTTCATAGAAGATCTTGAAATCCCGATCGTAGGAGTAAATACCGGCAGATTAGGTTTTTTGGCCAGCTTTACAAAAGAAGAAGCATTCAAAGCACTGGATGATATTTTAAAAGGAGATGTAAAGACTAGCCGCCGTTCTGTAATTGAAGTAGTTTCGCCCAGATCAGACGAATTTTTCCCGTATGCATTAAATGATGTTACTGTTTCAAGGAAAGAAACGACATCAATGATTACAGTAGATTCTTATATAAATGATGAATTTTTAAATGTATTCTGGGGAGACGGCGTCATCGTTTCTACCCCTACCGGTTCTACCGCTTATTCTTTAAGCTGCGGAGGGCCTATCATTTCTCCAAACAACCAAAACTTTGTAATTACTCCCATCGCTCCTCATAATTTGAATGTGAGGCCTTTGGTCGTAAATGACAGAGTTGAAATAAAATTTAAAGTGGAAAGCCGGGTACCTCAGTATTCACTTTCACTGGACTCTAGATTGATACACATAGAAACAGACCGGGAGATCATTATAAAGAAGGCTGATTTTCAGATACTTCTCGTTCAGCCCAATAATCTGAGTTTCTACGAAACCATCCGCCAGAAACTACTTTGGGGACGGGACAAAAGAAATTAG
- a CDS encoding CBS domain-containing protein: MFIKDYISKDFPCFHLTDSIESARNTLEDFGYSHIFIKKSNHFHGAIAKEFLDDAEGTLKDLEHQIERFAILEDNNIMDSIRLFYTFNSNIIPVLNKNEKYLGYICAEDIFQDFSRYPLFSEAGAILTVETPARKYSMTEIANIVESNNSKFYGAFISFMSDEVIQVTIKISNENLGSIDETFDRYDYRIVEKYYSDEKSDLFKDRFGFLQKFIEI, translated from the coding sequence ATGTTTATCAAGGACTATATCTCAAAAGATTTCCCATGTTTTCATTTAACTGACTCTATAGAGTCAGCAAGAAATACATTAGAAGATTTTGGATACTCCCATATTTTCATCAAAAAATCCAATCATTTTCACGGAGCTATTGCTAAAGAGTTTTTAGACGATGCAGAAGGAACCTTAAAAGACCTTGAACATCAGATAGAACGGTTTGCTATTCTTGAAGACAACAACATCATGGACAGCATCCGTTTGTTTTACACTTTCAATTCTAATATAATTCCGGTTCTCAATAAAAATGAAAAATATTTAGGATACATCTGTGCTGAAGATATTTTTCAGGATTTTTCAAGATATCCCTTATTTTCTGAGGCGGGAGCTATTCTTACGGTGGAAACGCCTGCAAGAAAATATTCGATGACAGAAATTGCAAATATCGTTGAAAGCAATAATTCTAAATTTTATGGCGCTTTTATCAGCTTCATGTCAGATGAAGTGATACAGGTAACGATAAAAATAAGCAATGAAAACCTGGGTTCTATTGACGAAACATTCGACAGGTATGATTATAGAATTGTTGAAAAATACTATTCTGATGAAAAATCAGATCTATTTAAGGATCGGTTTGGTTTTTTACAAAAATTCATAGAAATATAA
- a CDS encoding helix-turn-helix domain-containing protein: MGRSKYSLEFKVACVDKILQYNHSISSLSNELGVNKSLLKQWVKYYVQYGSKGLVRTNNRIYDVKFKLKVLQSISRNSLSVKQACLKFNIGAESSVLNWQNAYEKSGILGLENKPRGRPKIMSTNKDRKKKSDKVLTREQELLLENERLRAEIAYLKKLDALTLASKKQKPSKS; this comes from the coding sequence ATGGGAAGATCAAAATATAGTTTAGAATTTAAAGTTGCTTGTGTTGATAAGATTTTACAGTACAATCATTCTATTTCATCACTTTCTAATGAATTAGGAGTTAATAAGTCCTTGTTGAAACAATGGGTTAAATACTATGTTCAATATGGATCTAAGGGGCTTGTTCGTACCAATAATAGAATTTACGATGTCAAGTTTAAGCTGAAAGTTCTACAATCCATATCAAGGAACTCTCTTTCTGTTAAACAGGCATGTTTAAAGTTTAATATAGGTGCGGAATCCAGTGTTTTAAATTGGCAGAATGCATATGAAAAAAGTGGTATTTTAGGGTTAGAAAATAAACCTAGAGGAAGACCTAAAATAATGAGCACCAATAAAGATCGAAAAAAGAAATCAGATAAAGTTTTAACAAGAGAGCAAGAACTTTTACTTGAAAATGAAAGATTACGTGCTGAGATTGCTTATCTAAAAAAGTTAGACGCCTTAACACTAGCCAGCAAAAAGCAAAAGCCATCGAAGAGTTAA